The region ACGCGACGTGCGGCGGGCTTTTTCATGCCTACGAGAGCAGAAGGCCGCCGGCGCGCGCACAGGCGCAGAGGGCCAACCGCTCCGACAACAAGGGAGCTGAACTACATGGAATACCGCAACATCGCCATCATCGCCCACGTCGACCACGGCAAGACCACGCTCGTCGACGGCCTGCTCAAGCAGACCCTGAAACTCGGCCACGGTGAGGAAATCGCCGAACGCGCCATGGACAGCAACGACCTCGAACGCGAACGTGGCATCACCATCCTCGCGAAAAACACCGCCGTCGAGTACAACGGCGTGAAGATCAACATCGTCGACACCCCCGGCCACGCCGACTTCGGCGGGGAAGTCGAGCGCGTCCTCGGCATGGTCGACGGCTGCCTGGTGCTCGTGGACGCCGCCGAAGGCCCCATGCCCCAGACCCGCTTCGTGCTGCGCAAGGCCATCGAACTGGGCCTCAAGCCCATCGTGGTCATCAACAAGATTGACCGCAACGACGCCCGCCCCGAAGAGGTCGTGAACCTCACCTTCGACCTGATGGCCGAACTCGGCGCGAACGACGACCAGCTGGACTTCCCGATCCTGTACGCCATCGCCCGCGAAGGCAAGGCATTCAAGGACCTGAACGAGCCCAAAGAGGACATGCACGAACTGTTCGACATGGTCCTCGAGCACATCCCCGCGCCCAAGGTCGACCTGGAAGCCCCCTTCCAGATGCTCGTCACGAACCTCGACTACAACGAGTACCTGGGCCGGATCGTGCTGGGCCGCGTCAACCGCGGCGTCGTCAAGAAGGGCGAGTTCGTCCAGCTGATGCACAAAGACGGCACCATGACCAAGACGAGGGTCGTGCAGCCCTTCACCCACATGGGCCTGCGCCGCATCGAGATCGACCAGGTCGGCGCCGGTGACATCGTCGCCCTGGCGGGCATCGAGGACGCGCAGATCGGCGAGACCGTCGCCGACCTCGCCGACCCCGAGGCGCTGCCCATCATCACCGTGGACGAACCCACCGTGAGCATGATCTTCCAGCCGAACACCAGCCCGTTTGCCGGCAAGGAAGGCAAGTACGTCACCAGCCGCCACATCAACGACCGCCTC is a window of Deinococcus grandis DNA encoding:
- the typA gene encoding translational GTPase TypA, with amino-acid sequence MEYRNIAIIAHVDHGKTTLVDGLLKQTLKLGHGEEIAERAMDSNDLERERGITILAKNTAVEYNGVKINIVDTPGHADFGGEVERVLGMVDGCLVLVDAAEGPMPQTRFVLRKAIELGLKPIVVINKIDRNDARPEEVVNLTFDLMAELGANDDQLDFPILYAIAREGKAFKDLNEPKEDMHELFDMVLEHIPAPKVDLEAPFQMLVTNLDYNEYLGRIVLGRVNRGVVKKGEFVQLMHKDGTMTKTRVVQPFTHMGLRRIEIDQVGAGDIVALAGIEDAQIGETVADLADPEALPIITVDEPTVSMIFQPNTSPFAGKEGKYVTSRHINDRLKREVMTNVSLKVEEIRPDEFKVSGRGELHLSILLETMRREGYEVQVGAPQVIIREIDGEKHEPIEHLVIDVPENHSSTVIGVLGARKGQMVNMEPQGTRTRVEFKIPSRALFGFRTQFLSMTQGEGIMSHIFDGYAPWAGELKTRQNGSLVSMEDGVAFAYSIWKLQDRGSFFIDAGQDVYVGMIVGENAREQDMNVNVCKNKKLTNVRSSGADEALTLIPPKRMSLEDALEYISEDELVELTPQSIRLRKKVLNPSFRK